One genomic region from Homalodisca vitripennis isolate AUS2020 chromosome 6, UT_GWSS_2.1, whole genome shotgun sequence encodes:
- the LOC124364083 gene encoding uncharacterized protein LOC124364083, which produces MDSLPLEVLDKIAEHLTPYELAACSGVSVGWRDAFNQDSLWRPHCNKDTAEYLETTESRVEPSFECPEFEDSTLSPVCRWRICYMRETHLHNNWRHGRSVKENISIVENFRDKFCMFVSDDYVLLSSGKTLMLWDVRGSPVYIGEPIRLLFVSEENMFGQLINSNMMLILQELSVQVYCFKSILDESWELKHVFFLDGTQSVSPSEAFSVMAVTTEDSFVNEDPIVIGNLFVHYSLTYLTVLHIWNVEEGKKLKTVECKITSGKCYKICTIVKSDKPSLDIVVVYWNWRNLKDEFHVYIYSLKHLDFLPFHETYDMNNYVQIGCVLQDRFLGVTVNEHLYIYNYVTSQLLHTIPTITNSVTVDNHILFSEQQMFYKSFNTTTLEIKNVRVTNNTEVPSECYLGKHLFGNFFYTSDNLIHAKVWEIGRNPMAEEVTWLEHLDYIPHSDINRSNTKLIVKPYVHKNDFICEYFW; this is translated from the coding sequence ATGGACTCACTCCCACTAGAAGTTCTTGATAAAATTGCAGAGCACCTGACACCCTACGAGCTGGCAGCGTGTTCTGGCGTTAGTGTGGGATGGAGAGATGCCTTCAACCAGGACAGTCTGTGGAGGCCACACTGCAACAAGGACACGGCAGAGTACCTGGAGACTACGGAGAGTAGAGTGGAGCCAAGTTTTGAGTGTCCGGAGTTCGAGGACAGCACCCTGAGTCCTGTCTGTCGCTGGCGGATATGTTACATGCGTGAGACTCACCTGCACAACAACTGGAGACATGGCAGATCCGTCAAGGAAAATATAAGCATTGTAGAGAACTTCCGAGACAAGTTCTGCATGTTTGTCTCTGACGATTATGTGCTACTGTCAAGTGGAAAAACGTTAATGTTGTGGGACGTTAGAGGCTCTCCAGTTTATATAGGAGAACCAATACGTTTACTCTTTGTATCAGAAGAAAACATGTTCGGACAATTGATCAACTCCAACATGATGTTGATTCTTCAAGAATTATCTGTACAAGTTTACTGTTTTAAATCCATTTTAGACGAATCTTGGGAATTAAAACACGTTTTCTTTCTTGATGGAACTCAAAGTGTTTCTCCTAGTGAGGCGTTCAGTGTTATGGCCGTTACAACTGAAGATTCTTTTGTTAATGAAGATCCGATTGTCATAGGCAATCTTTTCGTTCATTACTCCTTAACGTACCTAACAGTTTTACACATTTGGAATGTTGAGGAAGGGAAAAAGTTAAAGACGGTTGAATGTAAGATTACATCAGGAAAGTGTTACAAGATATGTACCATTGTTAAATCTGACAAACCATCTCTAGACATTGTAGTGGTTTACTGGAATTGGAGAAATTTAAAAGATGAATTTCACgtatacatttacagtttaaaacatttggaCTTCCTCCCTTTCCACGAAACCTATGACATGAATAACTATGTACAAATTGGTTGTGTGTTACAAGACAGATTTCTCGGTGTTACAGTTAATGAACATCTCTACATCTATAATTATGTGACGTCACAGTTACTACATACAATACCAACTATAACCAACTCTGTTACGGTCGACAATCACATTTTGTTCTCTGAACAACAAATGTTTTACAAGAGTTTCAATACAACTACTCTAGAAATTAAAAACGTAAGAGTGACCAATAACACAGAAGTTCCTTCGGAATGTTATTTGGGAAAACATTTATTCGGCAATTTTTTTTACACTTCGGATAATCTCATACATGCAAAAGTATGGGAGATAGGAAGAAACCCAATGGCAGAAGAAGTAACATGGCTAGAACATTTAGACTATATCCCACATAGTGACATTAACAGATCAAATACTAAATTAATCGTAAAACCATATgtacataaaaatgattttatttgtgaatatttttggtaa